CATGGCGGGCGAGCCTGGCGTCGGCAAGTCCACGTTGCTGCTGGAGGTGGCAAGTAGGTGGGCATCCATGAAGGAAGGCGATGGCACTCGCACCGCACTGTATGTCACCGCTGAGGAATCCGCAGGTCAGGTCCGTCTGCGCGCCGAACGCACCGGCGCGGTCAAAGACACCCTGTACCTCGCCGCAGAATCCAATCTGGATGTCGTCTTTGGCCATGTTAACCAGCTCAAACCCAGTTTGCTCATCGTTGACTCCGTGCAAACCATGCATGCTGCCGGCGTCGAAGGCGTGGCAGGTGGCGTCGCCCAATCCCGCGCCGTCACCGCAGCGCTGACCACCCTAGCCAAAACCTCCGGCGTACCCATTTTGCTGGTCGGTCACGTCACCAAAGACGGCAATGTTGCAGGCCCCCGCGTTCTTGAGCACCTGGTAGACGTCGTGCTCAACTTCGAAGGTGACCGCCACTCATCCCTTCGCATGCTCCGCGGCATCAAAAACCGCTTCGGCGCCACAGATGAAGTCGGCTGCTTCGAACAACAATCCGACGGCATCAAAGAAGTCCCCGACCCCTCTGGCCTCTTTCTCTCCCACCGCGGCTCCACCCCCGACGGCACCGCAGTCACCGTTGCTATGGACGGCGTCCGCCCACTGCTGGCCGAGGTACAAAGCTTGCTTGTCGACGCCCCCTCCAAGAACCCCCGCAGGGTTGTCACAGGGCTTGATGCCAACCGCGTCCCAATGGTCCTCGCCGTACTGTCTGCCCGAGCAGGCCGCCAAACCCAAGGAAAAGACGCCTACGTTGCTACAGTCGGCGGTATGAAAGTCGGCGAGCCCGCCACTGACCTCGCCGTCGCGCTAGCCACCGCCTCCGCACTAGCTAAGAAACCACTTCCTGACAAAACCGTCGTTCTCGGCGAAGTCGGTCTAGCCGGCGAAATCCGTCGTGTACC
The window above is part of the Corynebacterium deserti GIMN1.010 genome. Proteins encoded here:
- the radA gene encoding DNA repair protein RadA, coding for MAKKARSVHTCSECGYSSPKWLGRCPECGSWGSMEEHAVGDTSPGGAARAAVSGAAPAGLTPTSPAVPIGKIVASQASSISTGIAELDRVLGNGIVPGSVVLMAGEPGVGKSTLLLEVASRWASMKEGDGTRTALYVTAEESAGQVRLRAERTGAVKDTLYLAAESNLDVVFGHVNQLKPSLLIVDSVQTMHAAGVEGVAGGVAQSRAVTAALTTLAKTSGVPILLVGHVTKDGNVAGPRVLEHLVDVVLNFEGDRHSSLRMLRGIKNRFGATDEVGCFEQQSDGIKEVPDPSGLFLSHRGSTPDGTAVTVAMDGVRPLLAEVQSLLVDAPSKNPRRVVTGLDANRVPMVLAVLSARAGRQTQGKDAYVATVGGMKVGEPATDLAVALATASALAKKPLPDKTVVLGEVGLAGEIRRVPNAERRLAEAERLGYEKAIIPAGSGIKRTGLKVIEASTLVEALAAVRL